A genomic region of Methylobacterium durans contains the following coding sequences:
- a CDS encoding transporter, which yields MNAVPSTAPLTGLLWAMSFDGDGCGRILAPAEALPDLDAFGSGFLWLHFELTATDLSHLVDAGHVGPRPLAQAVFSGDEHQRVTVEAGYVGGVVADLPRPGARPDASGRLHFVMGPRALVSGRRGLVESPDATRAGVEGGQPILSPALLLETMVGHVVAAMSATGQRLAEELDGIEDRVLDGHAGDDRRRLGPIRRNAVRLHRQLLGLAAVFHRLEEDDAARHLHGPAVEAAARLSQRLDALDRDVNLLAERARLLQEEVAARVAEESNRQLYVLSILSALFLPPTFITGIFGMNVKGLPLADDPQGFLIVMALSVASGAATYGIIRALGIRPPRD from the coding sequence ATGAATGCTGTCCCGTCCACGGCCCCGCTGACCGGCCTGCTCTGGGCGATGTCCTTCGATGGGGACGGGTGTGGCCGAATACTCGCCCCCGCCGAGGCGCTGCCGGACCTCGACGCCTTCGGCAGCGGCTTCCTGTGGCTGCACTTCGAGCTCACGGCGACCGATCTCAGCCATCTCGTCGACGCGGGACACGTCGGTCCCCGCCCGCTCGCCCAGGCCGTGTTCAGCGGCGACGAGCATCAGAGAGTGACCGTCGAGGCCGGGTATGTCGGTGGCGTGGTGGCCGACTTGCCCCGACCCGGAGCCCGGCCCGATGCCTCCGGCCGGCTGCACTTCGTCATGGGCCCGCGCGCGCTGGTCAGCGGCCGACGGGGCTTGGTCGAGAGCCCGGACGCGACCCGGGCCGGCGTCGAGGGCGGGCAGCCCATCCTCTCGCCCGCGCTGCTCCTGGAGACGATGGTCGGGCACGTGGTCGCCGCCATGTCCGCCACGGGCCAGCGGCTCGCCGAGGAGCTCGACGGCATCGAGGACCGCGTCCTCGATGGGCATGCTGGCGACGACAGGCGCCGCCTCGGCCCGATCCGAAGGAACGCGGTGCGGCTGCACCGGCAACTGCTCGGGCTCGCCGCCGTGTTCCACCGCCTGGAGGAGGACGACGCGGCCCGACACCTGCACGGACCGGCCGTAGAGGCCGCGGCCCGGCTCTCACAGCGGCTCGACGCCCTCGACAGGGATGTGAACCTGCTAGCCGAGCGGGCCCGGCTCCTGCAGGAGGAGGTCGCGGCCCGGGTGGCGGAGGAGAGCAACCGCCAGCTTTACGTGCTCTCCATCCTCTCGGCGCTGTTCCTGCCGCCGACCTTCATCACCGGCATCTTCGGGATGAACGTGAAGGGCTTACCCCTCGCGGACGACCCACAGGGCTTCCTCATCGTCATGGCCCTGTCCGTCGCCTCCGGGGCGGCGACGTACGGCATCATCCGGGCCCTCGGCATCCGGCCGCCGCGTGATTGA
- a CDS encoding low affinity iron permease family protein, which yields MSASRAFSDFAGRVAKLSGHPVAFALGAACVVAWAVSGPYFRFSDTWELVINTGTTIVTFLMVFLIQNSQNRDGAAIQAKLDELIRASAAQNRYIGIEHLTEEELDDLRQRCETRGRAERLDDAEEAANEAEARGREKAARAAARVS from the coding sequence ATGTCCGCTTCACGTGCCTTCAGCGATTTCGCCGGAAGGGTGGCCAAGCTGTCAGGCCATCCGGTCGCCTTCGCGCTCGGCGCAGCCTGCGTCGTCGCCTGGGCCGTGAGCGGTCCCTATTTCCGCTTCTCGGACACCTGGGAACTGGTCATCAACACGGGCACGACCATCGTGACCTTCCTGATGGTGTTCCTGATCCAGAACTCGCAGAACCGGGACGGGGCGGCCATCCAGGCCAAGCTCGACGAGCTCATCCGGGCCAGCGCGGCCCAGAACCGCTACATCGGCATCGAGCACCTCACGGAAGAGGAGCTCGACGACCTGCGGCAACGCTGCGAGACACGGGGCCGCGCCGAGCGCCTCGACGATGCCGAGGAGGCCGCCAACGAGGCCGAGGCGCGTGGCCGGGAGAAGGCCGCGCGGGCGGCGGCACGCGTTTCTTAG
- a CDS encoding YihY/virulence factor BrkB family protein produces MTDTTKTPPRSSSSAATSMAWTMILGTALLGVVALPRRGSSPPRARGTSQLGAEEGPAAHEGRAAERVAGTEADRGRKAESPTEIPAKGWWDIGKRVLQEFGNDRVLLVAAGVTFYAILALFPAIGALVSIYGLVADPGTINDQLASLQGILPSGALDIVGEQVKRIAAKGGGTLGFTAAFGILLSIWSANGGMKAIFDALNIVYDEKEKRNFIWLNLRSLSFTAGALLFVVLALVGIVVIPAALAFLNLGSMEWVIALLRWPILLLVVLGSLALLYRYGPSRDTAQWRWVTWGSGVAAFLWIAVSALFSWYVSSFGKYNETYGSLGAIIGFMTWIWISTTIVLVGAELNAEMEHQTAEDTTTGRPEPLGTRRAKVADTVAASA; encoded by the coding sequence ATGACGGATACTACCAAAACACCTCCGCGTAGCTCGTCCTCCGCAGCCACATCCATGGCGTGGACGATGATCCTCGGGACCGCGCTTCTCGGGGTCGTGGCGCTCCCGCGCCGCGGCTCCTCGCCGCCAAGGGCGAGAGGCACGAGCCAACTGGGTGCCGAGGAGGGGCCGGCGGCGCATGAGGGTCGTGCGGCCGAGCGTGTCGCCGGCACCGAGGCGGACCGGGGCCGCAAGGCCGAGAGCCCGACCGAGATCCCGGCCAAGGGCTGGTGGGACATCGGCAAGCGCGTGCTGCAGGAGTTCGGCAACGACCGCGTGCTGCTGGTCGCGGCCGGCGTCACTTTCTACGCGATCCTCGCCCTGTTCCCGGCCATCGGCGCCCTGGTCTCGATCTACGGCCTCGTCGCCGATCCCGGGACCATCAACGACCAGCTCGCCAGCCTTCAAGGCATCCTTCCCAGCGGCGCCCTCGACATCGTGGGCGAACAGGTCAAGCGGATCGCGGCCAAGGGCGGCGGCACCCTCGGCTTCACCGCCGCCTTCGGCATCCTCCTCTCGATCTGGAGCGCCAACGGCGGCATGAAGGCAATCTTCGACGCGCTCAACATCGTCTACGACGAGAAGGAGAAGCGGAACTTCATCTGGCTGAACCTGCGCTCGCTGAGCTTCACCGCCGGCGCGCTCCTCTTCGTGGTCCTGGCCCTCGTCGGCATCGTGGTAATTCCGGCGGCCCTGGCCTTCCTGAACCTGGGCTCGATGGAATGGGTCATCGCGCTGCTGCGCTGGCCGATCCTGTTGTTGGTGGTCCTGGGAAGCCTCGCGCTGCTCTACCGCTACGGTCCGAGCCGGGACACCGCGCAGTGGCGCTGGGTGACGTGGGGAAGCGGCGTGGCCGCCTTCCTCTGGATCGCGGTCTCGGCTCTCTTCTCCTGGTACGTGTCGAGCTTCGGCAAGTACAACGAGACCTACGGTTCGTTGGGGGCCATCATCGGTTTCATGACCTGGATCTGGATCTCGACGACCATCGTGCTCGTTGGCGCCGAGCTGAACGCGGAGATGGAGCACCAGACGGCCGAGGACACCACCACGGGCAGGCCCGAGCCACTCGGCACACGCAGGGCAAAGGTAGCCGACACGGTGGCAGCATCGGCCTGA
- a CDS encoding UvrD-helicase domain-containing protein, with protein MTAHDRGLADAAQRALAVTAHDRSLLVEAGAGSGKTALMAGRIAMLLASGAVPGAIAAVTFTELAASELLERVGEVVGRLVEGQVPEELRVVLPDGLSPVQRSHLAAAGEHLDELACTTIHGFCQRLVKPYPVEADIDPGARIADEAEADGIFQDLRDEWLRESLSGRGGLIAEMVLADPDAGLSAIDRVAGCLRDGRAVGTAPAEPLPALVRAFGDSVRAFGDFQRSCPVPEAETRANVGAFQAMAARLSGTGAIGDAELVAILTAPAEASLCKADGDFAKYRGGKGKWTDAAKLVGLPKAEAYRLQASAERLHVDCCEAWRRLKANAASELLGRLTPLVRTVLDRYQARKRAGALLDFEDLIAAAARLLREQETVRQALGRRYAHVLVDEFQDTDPLQTEILWRLCGELPIGAADVWTERVLRPGALFLVGDPKQAIYRFRGADVSTYVRARNCILAQSPDGVVSISTNFRSCRSILGYVDQRFRDILNGTGQPGFTSLEAHHPDHDRGPCIAALDVSASADGARQGAEALRDAEAEAVADLCARLIGHQLVTCKREGSRTLRAGDIALLAPSGSDLWRYEEALEARGIPVSTQAGKGFFRRQEVHDLIALTRVLADPRDTLALGALLRGPAVGLTDEELLDLVDGLPRDLERPDSLPKLRLHIDVVQVQHPVARLVLERLQVLARRALGTTPHDILSQAVDALMLRPVVLHRHDGHAERALANIDLYLEMSRPFAVRGLRAFAGAMKAAWEGRTRTVEGRPDAQEAAVSLFTMHASKGLEWPVVIPINTSTRTKSVSGALVDRASNCLYCPVFGVRPAGYDEALENEKREVGNERVRLWYVAATRARETLLLPRFSEPGGSTSWSSVIDLGLDNLPAIDLDRLPVGTPSIAPQRENGQTREVFAAEAAAVAGRRRLTWIVPSRGDDIGTTAFGPPDMVEGGSDVGPSPADLPKGSRERGILIHKLMEEILTGESSEGDGLEQRATVLAQQLGLGTAGTLGTALDLAEVAASVSRALRIPQIAEIRDRLRAELPVFGFESLADEDQATAGVVDAMTHDATGRPDVVVDWKSDVDPSDAVLTDYRHQVARYLFATGARLGLIVLVTSGRVVPVTHAPR; from the coding sequence ATGACCGCCCACGACCGGGGGCTCGCCGACGCGGCCCAACGCGCGCTCGCCGTCACCGCCCACGACAGGTCGCTGCTCGTGGAGGCCGGCGCCGGGTCCGGGAAGACCGCCCTGATGGCCGGCCGCATCGCCATGCTGCTCGCGTCGGGCGCCGTCCCCGGGGCGATCGCGGCCGTCACCTTCACCGAGCTTGCCGCCAGCGAGCTGCTGGAGCGCGTCGGCGAGGTCGTCGGGCGCTTGGTCGAGGGCCAGGTCCCGGAGGAGCTGCGGGTCGTCCTCCCGGACGGGCTGAGCCCGGTACAGCGGAGCCACTTGGCCGCGGCAGGCGAGCACCTCGACGAGTTGGCCTGCACGACCATCCACGGGTTCTGTCAGCGCCTGGTCAAGCCCTATCCGGTCGAGGCCGACATCGATCCAGGTGCCCGGATCGCCGACGAGGCGGAGGCGGACGGGATCTTCCAGGACCTGCGCGACGAGTGGCTTCGGGAAAGCCTCTCCGGGCGCGGCGGGCTCATCGCGGAGATGGTGCTGGCCGATCCGGACGCCGGGCTGTCCGCCATCGACCGCGTGGCCGGCTGCCTGCGTGACGGACGCGCGGTGGGCACCGCGCCGGCGGAGCCCCTCCCCGCGTTGGTGCGGGCGTTCGGCGATAGCGTGCGAGCCTTCGGGGACTTCCAGCGGTCATGCCCGGTGCCCGAGGCCGAGACCCGCGCGAACGTGGGGGCGTTCCAGGCTATGGCCGCTCGGCTGTCCGGCACGGGTGCCATCGGCGACGCCGAACTCGTCGCCATCCTGACGGCGCCGGCGGAGGCGAGCCTGTGCAAGGCCGACGGTGACTTCGCGAAGTATCGTGGCGGCAAGGGCAAGTGGACGGATGCGGCGAAGCTGGTCGGGCTCCCGAAAGCCGAGGCCTATCGGCTCCAGGCGTCGGCCGAGCGCCTGCATGTCGATTGCTGCGAGGCCTGGCGTCGTCTCAAGGCCAACGCCGCCAGCGAGCTCCTGGGCCGGCTCACTCCGTTGGTGCGAACCGTGCTGGACCGCTACCAAGCCCGCAAGCGCGCCGGCGCCCTGCTCGACTTCGAAGACCTCATCGCCGCGGCCGCCAGGCTGCTCCGAGAGCAGGAGACTGTCCGGCAGGCGCTGGGGCGCCGCTACGCCCACGTCCTGGTCGACGAGTTCCAGGACACCGACCCGTTGCAGACGGAGATCCTCTGGCGCCTGTGCGGCGAGCTGCCCATCGGGGCCGCGGATGTCTGGACGGAGCGTGTGCTCCGACCGGGCGCGCTCTTCCTCGTCGGCGACCCGAAGCAGGCGATCTACCGCTTCCGCGGCGCGGACGTCTCGACCTACGTCCGCGCGCGCAATTGCATCCTCGCGCAATCGCCGGACGGCGTTGTCTCGATCTCGACCAACTTCCGGTCCTGCCGCTCGATCCTCGGATACGTGGACCAGCGCTTCAGGGATATCCTGAACGGGACCGGCCAGCCCGGGTTCACGTCGCTCGAAGCCCACCATCCCGATCACGACCGCGGCCCCTGCATCGCGGCCCTGGATGTGTCGGCCAGCGCCGACGGGGCAAGGCAGGGTGCGGAGGCGCTTCGCGATGCGGAGGCGGAAGCCGTCGCCGACCTTTGCGCCCGGCTGATCGGACACCAGCTCGTCACCTGCAAGCGCGAAGGCAGCCGCACGCTCCGGGCCGGCGACATCGCGTTGCTGGCACCGAGCGGGAGCGACCTGTGGCGTTACGAGGAGGCTCTCGAAGCGAGGGGCATCCCGGTCTCCACGCAAGCCGGCAAGGGCTTCTTCCGGCGTCAGGAGGTGCACGACCTGATCGCGCTGACGCGGGTGCTCGCCGACCCACGCGACACGCTGGCGCTCGGGGCCCTGCTGCGCGGACCGGCCGTCGGCCTGACCGACGAGGAGCTGCTCGACCTCGTTGATGGGCTGCCACGTGACCTGGAGCGTCCGGACAGCCTACCCAAGTTGCGGCTACATATCGACGTCGTGCAGGTGCAGCATCCGGTTGCGCGGCTCGTCCTGGAACGGCTGCAGGTCTTGGCCAGGCGGGCGCTCGGCACCACGCCGCACGACATCCTCAGCCAAGCCGTCGATGCGCTGATGCTGCGTCCGGTGGTCTTGCACCGGCATGACGGTCACGCCGAGCGGGCTCTCGCCAACATCGACTTGTACCTGGAGATGTCGCGACCGTTCGCGGTCCGTGGTCTGCGGGCATTCGCCGGAGCGATGAAGGCGGCGTGGGAAGGCCGGACGCGCACCGTGGAGGGCAGGCCGGACGCGCAGGAGGCCGCGGTCTCGTTGTTCACGATGCATGCGTCGAAGGGGCTCGAATGGCCCGTCGTGATCCCGATCAACACCTCCACCAGGACCAAGTCCGTCTCGGGGGCGCTGGTCGACCGCGCCTCGAACTGCCTGTACTGCCCCGTCTTCGGGGTGCGGCCCGCCGGGTACGACGAGGCCCTTGAGAACGAGAAGCGCGAGGTCGGCAACGAGCGCGTCCGCCTCTGGTACGTCGCGGCCACGCGAGCCCGGGAGACGCTGCTGCTGCCGCGGTTCTCCGAGCCGGGGGGGAGCACGTCTTGGTCGTCCGTGATCGACCTCGGCCTGGACAACCTGCCCGCCATTGACTTGGATCGGTTGCCGGTCGGGACACCGTCCATCGCGCCGCAGCGCGAGAATGGTCAGACGCGGGAGGTCTTCGCCGCCGAGGCAGCTGCCGTCGCCGGGCGACGCCGGTTGACCTGGATCGTCCCCAGTCGCGGCGATGACATCGGCACGACGGCTTTCGGTCCGCCGGACATGGTTGAGGGCGGATCGGATGTTGGCCCATCGCCCGCGGATTTGCCGAAGGGGAGCCGGGAGCGAGGCATTCTGATCCACAAGCTGATGGAGGAGATCCTGACGGGCGAGTCGAGCGAAGGCGACGGGCTCGAACAGCGCGCCACCGTCCTCGCCCAGCAGCTCGGCCTCGGGACCGCGGGCACTCTCGGGACCGCCCTGGACCTTGCCGAGGTTGCGGCCAGCGTGTCCAGGGCGCTCCGCATTCCCCAGATTGCCGAGATCCGCGACCGGCTCCGGGCCGAGTTGCCCGTCTTCGGATTCGAGAGCCTCGCCGACGAGGACCAGGCAACGGCGGGCGTGGTGGACGCCATGACCCATGATGCGACCGGTCGGCCGGACGTCGTGGTCGATTGGAAAAGCGACGTGGATCCTTCGGATGCGGTCCTGACGGACTACCGGCATCAGGTGGCTCGATACCTTTTCGCGACGGGCGCGCGGCTCGGCCTGATTGTCCTGGTGACCAGCGGCCGGGTCGTCCCAGTGACCCATGCGCCGCGATGA
- a CDS encoding PD-(D/E)XK nuclease family protein encodes MVARRTVVIQGRLAMADGRLAAARRCEHGVQFMTVDRMVARLAGGFARPVDDETLKGILGTVLTDTDLGELDPIKALPGMIDAAAETLRKAWLAAFDLSRAATPTDRIASVHRLEEAVLARLPVGMMRPVDLAEGARARLLHAPHVLGPVEIVGLADIAPCWRGTVAALVDHVPVTWVAGPRAVPDWVRAAGIRVVTAEPENPVVAVCSAATPRHEVLEALRWARELMASGQAEPADIAVAACRTEEYDDVVLALRAEANLDVRFVHGVPAASVREGQAAAALADILIRGISQDGIRRLAALLREGPGPFASLPERWTRILPREAPLTDLRAWERLLSGLGAGDFNDGHDHTGALRDIVGMLARGPSAAAEAGEKFLHGLALRIWRKALIEGAAAVIDLTLGRLRIDDGADACASVVWAPASALAAAPRRFVRLLGLSSRGWPQVSSEDRLLSDHLVPSRVLDPFPRPLSDRSDFHAILATSAKAVVLSRPRRGPDGRLLGRSPLLRDFGAGEAYLGRNRIPPHAVGELDRLMARPEEFRATAQARSASSCWRAWGRAELTPHDGRVRPDHPVVLAILGRTHSASSLRKLLRDPLGFVWTYGLGLGAADPAEEPLTLDHRAFGSLVHEVLERAVLALEADGGFARATEGGRRQALAAALDAVAGGWERERPIPPRMIWRQTLDRTGALALAALTHPDESLAGQQSWVEVPFGGQPPKRDHHPLPWDFEAPVTIPGTGFRISGYIDRLDLSHDRGTARVRDYKTGKPCDTDTVLAGGRELQRCLYGYATRVLLGSDVSIDASLHFPHEGLCIRLDQPDDALDGLAAYLLAARESLRAGHAFAGPDAQDPWNDLAFALPANADQTYCRRKHDLVRTTLGEAARVWEAA; translated from the coding sequence ATGGTGGCGCGCCGGACGGTGGTGATCCAAGGGCGCCTCGCCATGGCGGACGGCCGGCTGGCGGCGGCACGCCGATGCGAGCACGGCGTCCAATTCATGACGGTCGACCGCATGGTCGCGCGCCTCGCCGGCGGTTTCGCGCGACCGGTCGACGACGAGACGCTCAAGGGCATTCTCGGCACTGTGCTCACCGATACCGATCTCGGCGAACTCGATCCCATCAAGGCCTTGCCCGGAATGATCGACGCCGCCGCGGAAACCCTGCGGAAGGCCTGGCTGGCCGCCTTCGATCTGTCGCGGGCGGCAACCCCCACCGACCGGATCGCCTCGGTCCACCGCTTGGAGGAGGCCGTCCTCGCCAGGTTGCCTGTCGGGATGATGCGCCCCGTCGACCTTGCCGAGGGCGCGCGGGCGCGGCTCCTCCACGCGCCGCACGTTCTCGGGCCCGTCGAGATCGTCGGTCTCGCCGACATCGCGCCCTGCTGGCGCGGGACCGTCGCCGCCTTGGTGGACCACGTGCCGGTGACGTGGGTGGCGGGCCCCCGCGCCGTTCCGGACTGGGTCCGGGCGGCCGGCATCCGTGTCGTCACCGCCGAGCCGGAAAACCCGGTCGTCGCGGTCTGCAGCGCGGCGACGCCGAGGCACGAGGTCCTGGAGGCGCTGCGCTGGGCCCGGGAATTGATGGCGTCCGGGCAGGCGGAGCCGGCGGACATCGCGGTCGCGGCGTGCCGGACCGAGGAGTACGACGACGTCGTGCTCGCGCTCCGCGCGGAGGCAAACCTCGACGTCCGCTTCGTCCACGGCGTGCCCGCGGCCAGCGTCCGCGAGGGGCAGGCTGCGGCGGCGCTGGCCGACATCCTGATCCGGGGGATCTCGCAGGACGGCATCCGCCGCCTGGCCGCCCTGCTGCGCGAGGGGCCCGGACCGTTCGCGTCGCTTCCGGAGCGTTGGACCCGCATTCTTCCGCGGGAGGCGCCCCTGACCGATCTCAGGGCCTGGGAGCGGCTGCTCTCGGGACTCGGCGCTGGCGATTTTAACGACGGACATGACCATACCGGCGCGTTGCGAGACATCGTGGGCATGCTGGCGCGGGGACCGTCGGCCGCCGCGGAGGCCGGCGAGAAATTCCTCCACGGACTGGCGCTCCGGATCTGGCGCAAGGCCCTGATCGAGGGGGCGGCCGCCGTGATCGACCTGACCCTGGGGCGACTGCGCATCGACGACGGGGCCGATGCCTGCGCTTCCGTCGTCTGGGCACCCGCCTCGGCGCTGGCCGCCGCGCCGCGGCGCTTCGTGCGCCTGCTCGGGCTGAGCTCGCGGGGCTGGCCCCAGGTGAGCTCCGAAGACCGCCTGCTGTCGGACCACCTCGTTCCGTCCCGCGTCCTCGACCCCTTTCCCAGGCCGCTGTCCGACAGGAGCGACTTCCACGCGATCCTGGCCACCAGCGCCAAGGCCGTCGTGCTGTCCCGGCCGCGGCGCGGTCCCGACGGACGGCTGCTCGGCCGGAGTCCGCTGCTGCGCGACTTCGGCGCGGGCGAGGCCTATCTGGGGCGCAATCGCATCCCGCCCCACGCGGTCGGCGAGCTCGACCGGCTGATGGCCAGGCCGGAGGAGTTCCGTGCGACGGCCCAGGCTCGGTCCGCGTCGAGCTGCTGGAGGGCGTGGGGCCGGGCCGAACTCACCCCGCATGACGGGCGCGTCCGGCCGGACCACCCGGTCGTGCTCGCCATCCTAGGCCGCACCCACTCCGCCAGCTCGCTGCGCAAGCTCCTGCGCGACCCCCTGGGCTTCGTCTGGACCTACGGTCTCGGCTTGGGGGCGGCCGACCCGGCCGAGGAACCCCTCACGCTCGACCATCGTGCCTTCGGCAGCCTTGTCCACGAGGTGCTCGAACGCGCGGTCCTCGCGCTGGAGGCGGACGGAGGCTTCGCCCGGGCGACGGAAGGGGGCCGGCGCCAGGCGCTGGCCGCGGCCCTCGACGCCGTCGCGGGGGGCTGGGAACGCGAACGGCCGATCCCGCCCCGGATGATCTGGCGCCAGACCCTGGACCGAACCGGCGCGCTCGCGCTGGCCGCCCTCACCCACCCGGACGAGTCCCTCGCAGGGCAACAGAGCTGGGTCGAGGTTCCGTTCGGAGGGCAGCCACCGAAGCGGGATCACCACCCCCTGCCCTGGGACTTCGAGGCGCCCGTCACGATACCCGGCACCGGGTTCCGGATCTCGGGCTACATCGACCGGCTCGACCTGTCGCACGACCGCGGCACCGCCAGGGTCCGCGACTACAAGACCGGCAAGCCGTGCGATACGGACACCGTGCTCGCCGGGGGGCGGGAACTCCAGCGTTGCCTGTACGGCTACGCCACGCGCGTCCTTCTCGGGTCGGATGTGTCAATCGACGCGTCGTTGCACTTCCCGCACGAAGGCCTGTGCATCCGGCTCGACCAGCCGGACGATGCGCTCGATGGCCTGGCCGCCTACCTCCTCGCCGCCCGCGAGAGCCTGCGGGCCGGCCACGCCTTCGCCGGCCCCGATGCCCAGGATCCCTGGAACGACCTGGCCTTCGCGCTGCCGGCGAACGCCGACCAGACCTACTGCCGGCGCAAGCATGACTTGGTGAGGACGACGCTCGGCGAGGCCGCCCGCGTCTGGGAGGCTGCCTGA